In Scylla paramamosain isolate STU-SP2022 chromosome 19, ASM3559412v1, whole genome shotgun sequence, a single genomic region encodes these proteins:
- the LOC135109726 gene encoding protein OPI10 homolog isoform X1 has translation MANLFGIIVSGRLVQTNFQQCGETQFLTVIPEADNINHVVVFLTGTQPFPDGLGGSVYFSWPDPNKPPTWHLLGNITNEKPSAIFKISGLKQVIGTSLQTGFTFGEQKMSHNAQIGISVEPLSQIQGQVANPSTEPSTINSYIEFSQAMCENLYNYASSFAQSPSHITPNPSDQYLPLSVLSKWYENFSRRLQQNPNFWRK, from the exons ATGGCCAACCTGTTTGGAATAATAGTATCAGGGAGGCTG GTGCAGACCAACTTTCAGCAGTGTGGGGAAACCCAATTCTTGACAGTGATTCCTGAGGCTGACAACATCAatcatgttgttgttttcctcactGGCACACAACCTTTCCCTGATGGACTAGGGGGCTCAG TTTACTTCAGTTGGCCAGACCCTAACAAGCCACCAACATGGCACCTTCTTGGGAACATCACTAATGAGAAGCCATCAGCCATCTTCAAAATCTCCGGCCTGAAGCAGGTCATTGGGACAAGCCTCCAAACTGGCTTCACTTTTGGAGAGCAGAAGATGTCCCATAATGCCCAGATTGGCATCTCG GTGGAGCCACTGAGCCAGATCCAGGGGCAGGTTGCCAATCCATCCACTGAGCCTTCCACCATCAACTCCTACATTGAGTTTAGTCAGGCCATGTGTGAGAACCTGTACAACTATGCCTCCAGCTTTGCCCAGAGTCCATCCCACATCACTCCCAATCCCTCAGACCAGTACCTTCCCCTCTCTGTGCTCTCAAAGTGGTATGAGAACTTTAGCCGTAGATTACAACAAAACCCTAATTTCTGGAGGAAGTAG
- the LOC135109726 gene encoding protein OPI10 homolog isoform X2: MSEVQTNFQQCGETQFLTVIPEADNINHVVVFLTGTQPFPDGLGGSVYFSWPDPNKPPTWHLLGNITNEKPSAIFKISGLKQVIGTSLQTGFTFGEQKMSHNAQIGISVEPLSQIQGQVANPSTEPSTINSYIEFSQAMCENLYNYASSFAQSPSHITPNPSDQYLPLSVLSKWYENFSRRLQQNPNFWRK, from the exons ATGTCCGAG GTGCAGACCAACTTTCAGCAGTGTGGGGAAACCCAATTCTTGACAGTGATTCCTGAGGCTGACAACATCAatcatgttgttgttttcctcactGGCACACAACCTTTCCCTGATGGACTAGGGGGCTCAG TTTACTTCAGTTGGCCAGACCCTAACAAGCCACCAACATGGCACCTTCTTGGGAACATCACTAATGAGAAGCCATCAGCCATCTTCAAAATCTCCGGCCTGAAGCAGGTCATTGGGACAAGCCTCCAAACTGGCTTCACTTTTGGAGAGCAGAAGATGTCCCATAATGCCCAGATTGGCATCTCG GTGGAGCCACTGAGCCAGATCCAGGGGCAGGTTGCCAATCCATCCACTGAGCCTTCCACCATCAACTCCTACATTGAGTTTAGTCAGGCCATGTGTGAGAACCTGTACAACTATGCCTCCAGCTTTGCCCAGAGTCCATCCCACATCACTCCCAATCCCTCAGACCAGTACCTTCCCCTCTCTGTGCTCTCAAAGTGGTATGAGAACTTTAGCCGTAGATTACAACAAAACCCTAATTTCTGGAGGAAGTAG
- the LOC135109727 gene encoding U6 snRNA-associated Sm-like protein LSm3 isoform X2, whose product MAEDGEPTIGTMAVEEPLDLIRLSLDERIYVKMRNERELRGRLHAYDQHLNMILGDVEETVTSVEVDDETFEEVYKTTRRNIPMLFVRGDGVILVAPPMRGGGM is encoded by the exons ATGGCTGAGGACGGAGAACCAACTATTGGGACGATGGCTGTGGAGGAACCACTGGACCTCATCCGCCTCTCCTTGGATGAGAGGATCTACGTTAAAATGCGTAATGAGCGTGAGCTGAGGGGACGCCTGCATGCCTACGACCAGCACCTCAACATGATTCTTGGAGATGTGGAGGAGACGGTCACCTCGGTAGAA GTTGATGACGAGACATTTGAGGAAGTGTACAAGACAACGCGACGCAACATTCCCATGCTGTTCGtgcgtggtgatggtgtgatCCTGGTGGCCCCACCCATGAGGGGGGGAGGGATGTAG
- the LOC135109727 gene encoding chromatin accessibility complex protein 1-like isoform X1: MASPSKSPNNQSPGKPGRLSSQPSDLMLPTQRVKMIMKSCPDVETVPQESLYLITKATELFIQYLTQEGHSQATDTSSLSYDDLATAVHSLDHLEFLRETIPQKITWAEAQKLMEQYDNKFEGFH, encoded by the coding sequence ATGGCATCCCCATCCAAGTCCCCCAACAACCAGAGCCCAGGGAAGCCTGGACGGCTCAGTAGTCAGCCGTCAGACCTCATGCTGCCCACACAGCGGGTCAAAATGATCATGAAGAGCTGTCCAGATGTGGAGACAGTTCCTCAGGAAAGCTTGTACCTCATAACCAAAGCTACAGAGCTCTTCATTCAGTACCTCACCCAGGAGGGTCACAGTCAGGCTACTGATACCTCCTCACTGAGCTATGATGACCTGGCCACAGCCGTCCACTCCCTTGACCACCTTGAGTTCTTGAGGGAGACCATACCTCAGAAGATAACTTGGGCTGAGGCACAGAAACTCATGGAACAGTATGATAATAAATTTGAAGGGTTCCATTAA
- the LOC135109728 gene encoding zinc finger protein 892-like isoform X1: protein MADMPTMDEAEALPIAMSREVFEDPEDPRCFVLVDGQAVGVVPGDTTMQGLLTGQEDALGGVGTAGKGVRVMQFGGERNSNVMEDKDLGGMLGMKEDKMDVTGTVEVVHVDCDKTLEVMHIDAGKQVQVIHIEGGGKLDFIGGDQGDNVKVVVPSSTPSISFRASKGPLGQQDTQAPIRRVVTTTQTRNPIAPTLCSLNQPVAQPIIVSTGKSSLAPSHTYCRLPPVTFPPIEKSQNITAHGIGSNIIISGTKEVLGDAEDTLDNAIIISWPTIPPEEIENTVGTQTEPCEDSGSGLNLFFCTFHSDGSVETYCDFPVHHNKGVSTEGRAQCADRGKVDKHYLKKEEDSILLTVEEEEEEEVNEEMRQARTGKYQRFSRSGRILKGKGPLFRAEAGLCEEDIRGDPDFEVHEEEEEAGETVPQSHSHRRKRGRKRKKRPPSPDNFEEDLQQATEKTEKEELEAKQEPAVKEDAEGESEVALEILRKKGYGLRTKRRLKKLTDMHYLQEQMVRRQPDHSRLFPCRVCDRSFPTFFRLQRHAKEEHDLTNFSFPCDVCGMAFTRPHNLERHKDTKHAAGQKRFPCEHCGRRFARQDVLSVHVSMVHLRRAGGQKGAVPHAGAHHCTGCDNFFSREQRLREHRKGDFSCGECGITFECRTALRLHLYKSHPTTCSECGKVCNSKQQMYFHRQTHAPKFVCKFCDKGFMWRSQYAVHLATHTGDRPVPCDVCGKSFAHKVAVSKHKWQEHNENNKKFKCEQCGKCFVYRGKLASHMRSHTGEKPFTCQACSSTFSQRSNLNAHIKSVHGVVVKSVNSDGTTHTELVKYKRPKKAPPTPSVPQATDPTTEVGATGIPQEVELPPPPSQPPHIDIQDQVHMSESSLETEAAVYQIVYAYPQ from the exons ATGGCAGATATGCCCACTATGGATGAGGCAGAAGCCCTCCCGATAGCCATGAGCCGGGAGGTGTTTGAAGACCCGGAGGATCCACGATGCTTTGTGCTGGTGGACGGGCAGGCGGTGGGTGTGGTGCCAGGTGACACCACCATGCAGGGACTCCTCACGGGACAGGAGGATGCCCTGGGTGGGGTAGGCACAGCAGGGAAAGGTGTGAGGGTAATGCAGTTTGGTGGTGAGAGGAACAGTAATGTGATGGAAGACAAAGACCTTGGAGGGATGttaggaatgaaggaggacaaAATGGATGTGACAGGAACAGTGGAAGTGGTGCATGTGGATTGTGACAAGACTCTGGAAGTTATGCATATTGATGCTGGAAAACAGGTGCAGGTGATCCACATTGAGGGTGGAGGCAAGCTTGACTTTATTGGTGGTGACCAAGGAGACAATGTCAAGGTTGTGGTTCCATCCAGCACTCCCTCCATCTCATTCAGAGCAAGCAAGGGGCCACTAGGGCAGCAGGACACCCAGGCCCCCATCAGAAGGGTCGTCACCACCACTCAGACTAGAAATCCCATTGCACCGACCCTTTGCTCCCTGAACCAGCCTGTGGCACAACCAATCATCGTGTCAACAGGGAAGAGCAGCCTTGCCCCCAGCCACACCTACTGCCGTCTGCCCCCTGTCACCTTCCCTCCTATCGAGAAGTCACAGAACATTACAGCACATGGGATTGGCTCTAATATTATTATCTCTGGTACCAAAGAGGTTCTTGGGGATGCAGAGGATACCCTTGATAATGCCATCATAATATCCTGGCCTACCATACCTCCAGAGGAGATTGAGAACACTGTAGGCACCCAGACAGAGCCCTGTGAGGATTCGGGATCTGGCCTCAATCTCTTCTTTTGTACCTTCCATTCCGATGGCAGTGTAGAGACCTACTGTGATTTCCCTGTGCACCACAACAAGGGTGTGTCCACGGAAGGCAGGGCTCAGTGTGCAGACAGGGGGAAGGTGGATAAGCATTacttgaagaaggaggaggatagcatTCTACttactgtggaggaggaggaggaggaagaagtaaatgaGGAGATGAGGCAAGCAAGAACAGGTAAAT ATCAGCGCTTCTCCCGTAGCGGCCGCATCCTGAAGGGCAAAGGGCCACTGTTCAGGGCCGAGGCAGGGCTCTGTGAGGAGGACATCAGGGGTGACCCAGACTTTGAggtgcatgaggaggaggaagaggcaggggaGACTGTACCTCAGAGCCACTCCCACAGGAGAAAGAGGGGTAGGAAGCGGAAGAAGCGACCTCCGTCCCCCGACAACTTTGAGGAGGACCTGCAGCAGGCCacagagaagacagagaaggaagagctaGAGGCAAAGCAGGAGCCAGCAGTGAAGGAGGAtgctgagggagagagtgaagtgGCCCTTGAGATCCTTCGGAAGAAAGGGTACGGGCTAAGGACCAAGCGGCGCCTCAAGAAGCTGACGGACATGCACTACCTTCAGGAGCAGATGGTGAGGAGGCAGCCCGACCACAGCCGGCTGTTCCCGTGCCGTGTGTGTGACCGCTCCTTCCCCACCTTCTTTCGGTTGCAGCGGCACGCCAAAGAGGAGCACGACCTCACAAACTTCTCCTTCCCGTGTGACGTGTGTGGGATGGCATTCACTCGACCCCACAATCTGGAGCGGCACAAGGACACCAAGCATGCCGCCGGACAGAAACGCTTTCCCTGTGAACACTGCGGCCGACGCTTTGCTCGCCAGGACGTGTTATCAGTGCACGTGTCTATGGTGCACTTGCGGCGAGCCGGTGGCCAGAAGGGTGCGGTGCCTCATGCCGGGGCACACCACTGCACAGGCTGTGATAACTTCTTCTCCCGGGAGCAGCGGCTACGTGAACACCGCAAAGGTGACTTCTCGTGTGGGGAGTGCGGCATCACCTTTGAGTGCCGCACAgccctccgcctccacctctACAAGAGTCACCCCACCACCTGCAGTGAATGTGGCAAAGTGTGCAACAGCAAGCAGCAGATGTACTTCCATCGTCAGACACACGCTCCCAAGTTTGTGTGTAAGTTCTGTGACAAAGGCTTCATGTGGAGATCCCAGTATGCAGTGCACTTGGCTACACACACGGGTGACCGGCCAGTGCCCTGTGACGTGTGTGGCAAGTCCTTCGCACACAAAGTGGCCGTCAGCAAGCACAAGTGGCAGGAACATAATGAGAACAATAAGAAATTCAAGTGTGAGCAGTGCGGCAAGTGTTTTGTATATCGGGGAAAGTTGGCATCCCACATGCGCAGCCACACCGGCGAGAAGCCCTTCACATGCCAGGCCTGCAGCTCAACCTTCTCGCAGCGCTCAAACCTCAATGCCCACATCAAGAGTGTGCATGGCGTGGTGGTCAAGTCGGTCAACAGTGATGGCACGACACACACTGAGCTAGTCAAGTACAAGCGTCCCAAGAAGGCACCTCCTACACCCTCTGTGCCGCAGGCTACCGATCCCACCACTGAGGTTGGGGCCACTGGCATTCCTCAGGAGGTGGAGCTGCCCCCACCACCCTCTCAGCCACCTCATATAGACATACAGGATCAGGTGCACATGTCTGAGTCTTCGTTAGAGACTGAGGCAGCTGTGTATCAGATTGTGTATGCTTATCCTCAGTGA
- the LOC135109728 gene encoding GDNF-inducible zinc finger protein 1-like isoform X2: MADMPTMDEAEALPIAMSREVFEDPEDPRCFVLVDGQAVGVVPGDTTMQGLLTGQEDALGGVGTAGKGVRVMQFGGERNSNVMEDKDLGGMLGMKEDKMDVTGTVEVVHVDCDKTLEVMHIDAGKQVQVIHIEGGGKLDFIGGDQGDNVKVVVPSSTPSISFRASKGPLGQQDTQAPIRRVVTTTQTRNPIAPTLCSLNQPVAQPIIVSTGKSSLAPSHTYCRLPPVTFPPIEKSQNITAHGIGSNIIISGTKEVLGDAEDTLDNAIIISWPTIPPEEIENTVGTQTEPCEDSGSGLNLFFCTFHSDGSVETYCDFPVHHNKGVSTEGRAQCADRGKVDKHYLKKEEDSILLTVEEEEEEEVNEEMRQARTDQRFSRSGRILKGKGPLFRAEAGLCEEDIRGDPDFEVHEEEEEAGETVPQSHSHRRKRGRKRKKRPPSPDNFEEDLQQATEKTEKEELEAKQEPAVKEDAEGESEVALEILRKKGYGLRTKRRLKKLTDMHYLQEQMVRRQPDHSRLFPCRVCDRSFPTFFRLQRHAKEEHDLTNFSFPCDVCGMAFTRPHNLERHKDTKHAAGQKRFPCEHCGRRFARQDVLSVHVSMVHLRRAGGQKGAVPHAGAHHCTGCDNFFSREQRLREHRKGDFSCGECGITFECRTALRLHLYKSHPTTCSECGKVCNSKQQMYFHRQTHAPKFVCKFCDKGFMWRSQYAVHLATHTGDRPVPCDVCGKSFAHKVAVSKHKWQEHNENNKKFKCEQCGKCFVYRGKLASHMRSHTGEKPFTCQACSSTFSQRSNLNAHIKSVHGVVVKSVNSDGTTHTELVKYKRPKKAPPTPSVPQATDPTTEVGATGIPQEVELPPPPSQPPHIDIQDQVHMSESSLETEAAVYQIVYAYPQ; encoded by the exons ATGGCAGATATGCCCACTATGGATGAGGCAGAAGCCCTCCCGATAGCCATGAGCCGGGAGGTGTTTGAAGACCCGGAGGATCCACGATGCTTTGTGCTGGTGGACGGGCAGGCGGTGGGTGTGGTGCCAGGTGACACCACCATGCAGGGACTCCTCACGGGACAGGAGGATGCCCTGGGTGGGGTAGGCACAGCAGGGAAAGGTGTGAGGGTAATGCAGTTTGGTGGTGAGAGGAACAGTAATGTGATGGAAGACAAAGACCTTGGAGGGATGttaggaatgaaggaggacaaAATGGATGTGACAGGAACAGTGGAAGTGGTGCATGTGGATTGTGACAAGACTCTGGAAGTTATGCATATTGATGCTGGAAAACAGGTGCAGGTGATCCACATTGAGGGTGGAGGCAAGCTTGACTTTATTGGTGGTGACCAAGGAGACAATGTCAAGGTTGTGGTTCCATCCAGCACTCCCTCCATCTCATTCAGAGCAAGCAAGGGGCCACTAGGGCAGCAGGACACCCAGGCCCCCATCAGAAGGGTCGTCACCACCACTCAGACTAGAAATCCCATTGCACCGACCCTTTGCTCCCTGAACCAGCCTGTGGCACAACCAATCATCGTGTCAACAGGGAAGAGCAGCCTTGCCCCCAGCCACACCTACTGCCGTCTGCCCCCTGTCACCTTCCCTCCTATCGAGAAGTCACAGAACATTACAGCACATGGGATTGGCTCTAATATTATTATCTCTGGTACCAAAGAGGTTCTTGGGGATGCAGAGGATACCCTTGATAATGCCATCATAATATCCTGGCCTACCATACCTCCAGAGGAGATTGAGAACACTGTAGGCACCCAGACAGAGCCCTGTGAGGATTCGGGATCTGGCCTCAATCTCTTCTTTTGTACCTTCCATTCCGATGGCAGTGTAGAGACCTACTGTGATTTCCCTGTGCACCACAACAAGGGTGTGTCCACGGAAGGCAGGGCTCAGTGTGCAGACAGGGGGAAGGTGGATAAGCATTacttgaagaaggaggaggatagcatTCTACttactgtggaggaggaggaggaggaagaagtaaatgaGGAGATGAGGCAAGCAAGAACAG ATCAGCGCTTCTCCCGTAGCGGCCGCATCCTGAAGGGCAAAGGGCCACTGTTCAGGGCCGAGGCAGGGCTCTGTGAGGAGGACATCAGGGGTGACCCAGACTTTGAggtgcatgaggaggaggaagaggcaggggaGACTGTACCTCAGAGCCACTCCCACAGGAGAAAGAGGGGTAGGAAGCGGAAGAAGCGACCTCCGTCCCCCGACAACTTTGAGGAGGACCTGCAGCAGGCCacagagaagacagagaaggaagagctaGAGGCAAAGCAGGAGCCAGCAGTGAAGGAGGAtgctgagggagagagtgaagtgGCCCTTGAGATCCTTCGGAAGAAAGGGTACGGGCTAAGGACCAAGCGGCGCCTCAAGAAGCTGACGGACATGCACTACCTTCAGGAGCAGATGGTGAGGAGGCAGCCCGACCACAGCCGGCTGTTCCCGTGCCGTGTGTGTGACCGCTCCTTCCCCACCTTCTTTCGGTTGCAGCGGCACGCCAAAGAGGAGCACGACCTCACAAACTTCTCCTTCCCGTGTGACGTGTGTGGGATGGCATTCACTCGACCCCACAATCTGGAGCGGCACAAGGACACCAAGCATGCCGCCGGACAGAAACGCTTTCCCTGTGAACACTGCGGCCGACGCTTTGCTCGCCAGGACGTGTTATCAGTGCACGTGTCTATGGTGCACTTGCGGCGAGCCGGTGGCCAGAAGGGTGCGGTGCCTCATGCCGGGGCACACCACTGCACAGGCTGTGATAACTTCTTCTCCCGGGAGCAGCGGCTACGTGAACACCGCAAAGGTGACTTCTCGTGTGGGGAGTGCGGCATCACCTTTGAGTGCCGCACAgccctccgcctccacctctACAAGAGTCACCCCACCACCTGCAGTGAATGTGGCAAAGTGTGCAACAGCAAGCAGCAGATGTACTTCCATCGTCAGACACACGCTCCCAAGTTTGTGTGTAAGTTCTGTGACAAAGGCTTCATGTGGAGATCCCAGTATGCAGTGCACTTGGCTACACACACGGGTGACCGGCCAGTGCCCTGTGACGTGTGTGGCAAGTCCTTCGCACACAAAGTGGCCGTCAGCAAGCACAAGTGGCAGGAACATAATGAGAACAATAAGAAATTCAAGTGTGAGCAGTGCGGCAAGTGTTTTGTATATCGGGGAAAGTTGGCATCCCACATGCGCAGCCACACCGGCGAGAAGCCCTTCACATGCCAGGCCTGCAGCTCAACCTTCTCGCAGCGCTCAAACCTCAATGCCCACATCAAGAGTGTGCATGGCGTGGTGGTCAAGTCGGTCAACAGTGATGGCACGACACACACTGAGCTAGTCAAGTACAAGCGTCCCAAGAAGGCACCTCCTACACCCTCTGTGCCGCAGGCTACCGATCCCACCACTGAGGTTGGGGCCACTGGCATTCCTCAGGAGGTGGAGCTGCCCCCACCACCCTCTCAGCCACCTCATATAGACATACAGGATCAGGTGCACATGTCTGAGTCTTCGTTAGAGACTGAGGCAGCTGTGTATCAGATTGTGTATGCTTATCCTCAGTGA